In Carassius carassius chromosome 19, fCarCar2.1, whole genome shotgun sequence, a single genomic region encodes these proteins:
- the lnpa gene encoding endoplasmic reticulum junction formation protein lunapark-A has product MGAVVSRWRAKPTTVEVLEGLDKDIQALEEYREKNQKQLKLWVYRLLLYSALLYLIACTVVYVWYIPERMIGKLIVASPFLLFPLLVWLLRKLLIVLYNKRTERNNEKLEELRAEKKNILEQVMETETYKNAKLILERFDLDSKKKLEIEAQPIGPPATPRQGQELRQRHVTPRPTGRPPPVPGPSAPPTPLSAPGGPPEKGLSTSTPHGLIRRPGTPAGTPGAVMGMHPPGPPLARPVLPRERGAMDRVVEYLVGDGPQNRYALICQQCSSHNGMALKEEFEYIAFRCAYCYFLNPAQKTRPQAPHLPEFTADTKTSPDPPAVAMETDLSSSPPAPEGKAASPGLVKAEAGEQQAPQSLLEEKQPDDQDPLTSIPDQPEDEHNVSPMEVD; this is encoded by the exons ATGGGGGCTGTGGTGTCTCGCTGGAGG GCAAAGCCTACCACCGTGGAGGTCTTGGAGGGTCTTGATAAG GATATCCAGGCCCTTGAGGAATACAGAGAGAAGAACCAGAAGCAGCTGAAGTTATGGGTTTACAGACTGCTGCTGTACTCGGCCCTGCTGTATTTGATCGCCTGTACAGTCGTCTATGTGTGGTACATCCCAGAGCGGATGATAGGAAAATTAATAGTGGCGTCACCATTCCTGCTATTTCCTCTGTT AGTTTGGCTGCTGAGGAAACTGCTGATTGTTTTATACAACAAACGAACCGAGAGAAACA ATGAAAAATTAGAAGAGCTGAGAGCAGAGAAAAAGAACATA CTTGAACAGGTCATGGAAACTGAAACCTACAAAAATGCTAAGCTGATTCTGGAGCGATTCGACCTCGACTCTAAGAAAAAGCTT GAGATAGAGGCTCAACCCATTGGCCCTCCTGCGACTCCAAGACAAGGCCAAG AGCTGCGTCAGCGGCATGTGACCCCTCGCCCTACTGGACGTCCTCCACCCGTTCCTGGCCCCTCGGCCCCCCCCACTCCACTTTCTGCCCCGGGAGGGCCACCTGAAAAAGGTCTGTCTACATCAACCCCACATGGTCTGATCCGGAGGCCAGGAACCCCGGCTGGGACGCCTGGAGCAGTGATGG gcATGCACCCTCCAGGTCCTCCGCTGGCCAGACCCGTCCTCCCCAGAGAGCGAGGAGCCATGGACAGGGTCGTTGAGTACCTAGTGGGTGATGGACCTCAGAACAG ATACGCTCTGATATGCCAGCAGTGCTCGTCTCATAATGGCATGGCTTTAAAGGAGGAGTTTGAATATATTG CATTCAGATGTGCCTATTGTTATTTCCTGAACCCGGCCCAGAAGACACGTCCCCAGGCCCCGCATCTCCCAGAATTCACTGCAGACACCAAGACGAGCCCAGACCCCCCtgctgttgccatggagacagaccTGTCTAGCTCTCCTCCTGCCCCAG AGGGTAAAGCAGCCAGTCCAGGGCTTGTGAAAGCAGAAGCTGGAGAGCAGCAAGCACCGCAGAGTCTCTTAGAGGAGAAGCAGCCAGATGATCAGGATCCCCTCACCAGCATCCCTGACCAACCAGAGGACGAGCACAATGTGTCTCCCATGGAAGTAGACTAG
- the evx2 gene encoding homeobox even-skipped homolog protein 2, translated as MMERIRKEMILMERGLHSPVAGKRLSDSAGNAVLEALENSQHAGRLSPRITSASLHGNLGDIPTKGKFEIDSLFGNHHSDNTSSTEVSSSENRKKINLYPEVSPDSDMNSDVEVGCPSHRSPSSLCQQKENNSKGFSDSNSGTSNTSSSSLSNMNGSISNSSSSNADQVRRYRTAFTREQIGRLEKEFYRENYVSRPRRCELAAALNLPETTIKVWFQNRRMKDKRQRLAMSWPHPADPSFYTYMMTHAAATGSLPYPFHSHMPLHYYPHVGVTAAAAAAAASGAASSPFATSIRPLDTFRALSHPYSRPELLCSFRHPGLYQSPAGLNSSAAAAAAAAAAAAAVSAPSATGPCSCLSCHSSQAASALGSRSTSSDFTCTASGQRSESGFLPYSAAVLSKTAVPSPDQREESALNR; from the exons ATGATGGAGAGGATAAGAAAAGAAATGATTCTGATGGAAAGGGGACTACACAGTCCAGTGGCAGGAAAGAGGCTCTCTGACTCGGCCGGGAACGCGGTGCTTGAGGCCCTGGAAAATTCTCAGCACGCAGGTCGACTCAGTCCGAGAATAACTTCAGCCTCGCTGCACGGTAATCTCGGGGATATTCCCACCAAAGGCAAATTCGAAATCGACAGCTTATTCGGAAACCACCACAGCGACAATACCTCCTCCACAGAGGTTTCATCCTCCGAAAACAGGAAGAAAATAAACCTGTACCCTGAAGTTTCTCCTGACTCCGATATGAACAGCGATGTGGAAGTGGGTTGCCCGTCTCATCGCTCACCGAGCAGTCTCTGCCAACAGAAGGAAAACAATAGCAAAG GTTTTTCCGACAGTAATTCAGGAACTTCAAATACAAGTTCATCGTCTCTGTCGAATATGAACGGCTCCATCAGTAACTCCAGCAGCTCGAACGCGGATCAGGTGAGGAGATACCGGACTGCGTTCACCCGAGAACAAATTGGAAGACTGGAGAAAGAATTTTACAGGGAAAACTACGTCTCAAGACCCAGGAGGTGTGAACTGGCCGCTGCATTAAACTTACCCGAAACAACAATAAAG GTGTGGTTTCAGAATCGACGAATGAAGGACAAGCGGCAGCGGCTCGCCATGTCCTGGCCACATCCCGCCGATCCCAGCTTCTACACCTATATGATGACGCACGCGGCCGCCACCGGAAGTCTGCCTTACCCTTTTCATTCCCACATGCCACTACACTATTACCCCCATGTCGGTGTCACGGCAGCAGCTGCCGCGGCAGCCGCCTCAGGAGCCGCTTCTTCACCTTTTGCTACCTCTATTCGTCCCCTTGATACTTTCCGTGCGCTTTCTCATCCATATTCGCGCCCAGAGCTGTTGTGTAGTTTCCGGCATCCAGGACTATACCAGTCACCGGCAGGTTTGAACAGCTCGGCGGCGGCGGCAGCGGCGGCGGCGGCGGCCGCTGCAGCAGTCAGTGCGCCTTCAGCTACCGGGCCGTGCTCATGTCTCAGCTGCCACAGCAGTCAGGCCGCCAGCGCACTCGGCTCCAGGAGCACCAGCTCTGATTTCACCTGCACGGCGTCCGGCCAGAGGTCCGAGAGCGGATTTTTGCCATACTCGGCAGCAGTTCTCAGCAAAACCGCGGTGCCCTCACCGGACCAGAGAGAAGAAAGCGCGCTAAATAGATAG